A stretch of the Microcella sp. genome encodes the following:
- a CDS encoding beta-galactosidase — protein sequence MTTPLTLSSELTLVPGWATGTITLGCDYNPEQWDEAVWHDDIALMCELGVDLVAINIFGWAQLQPKPGPFDFSRLDRIIELLHAAGIRVNLGTGTASPPPWLARLHPETLPQAADGTVAWPGGRQAWCPSSAVFRQRALELVTAMADRFGSHPAVALWHVSNELGCHNALCYCDESAMAFRTWLRARYGTLENLNAAWGTAFWSQRYGVWEDVLPPRTTRSAGNPAQLLDFKRFSSDALLEYYRAEAAVLRERSKAPVTTNLMVTAHIQTQNYTDWAPELDLIANDHYLDHRLADPLAELAFSADLTRGLAQGGPWMLMETSTSAVSWQPVNHAKREGELVRTALGHVARGADSICFFQWRASRSGAEKFHSALLPHSGTAGEGWAQSIELSALLDRLTPVVGSRVHARAALVFSWEAWWAAEGDSQPSSLLRYLPEAHRYHRALRALGVTVDLVAPNAELSGYNLVVVPTLYTLTDAEAASIAHAASTGATVLVTPFSGIVDESDAIRLGGYPGAFRDFLGLTIDEFRPLAAEATVTLSSGARGSIWSESVRVADAEVIATFVDGPAAASPALTRRAVGSGAAWYTATMLDDDGLLALLRRLCADSDVPIVEVGFDVDIVTRRSPSADFTFIINHRDLPLTVPVAGLDLVSGETVDDATPLAGGSVRVVMSERSDRGA from the coding sequence GTGACCACTCCCCTGACCCTCAGCAGCGAGCTGACGCTCGTGCCGGGCTGGGCGACGGGCACGATCACCCTCGGCTGCGACTACAACCCCGAGCAGTGGGATGAGGCGGTCTGGCACGACGACATCGCCCTCATGTGCGAACTGGGCGTCGACCTGGTCGCCATCAACATCTTCGGCTGGGCGCAGCTGCAGCCGAAGCCCGGCCCCTTCGACTTCAGTCGCCTCGATCGCATCATCGAGCTGCTGCACGCAGCCGGAATCCGCGTGAATCTCGGCACGGGCACAGCCTCGCCGCCTCCGTGGCTCGCGCGCCTGCATCCCGAGACGCTGCCGCAGGCCGCCGACGGCACCGTCGCGTGGCCCGGGGGGCGACAGGCATGGTGCCCGAGCTCTGCGGTCTTCCGGCAGAGGGCGCTCGAGCTCGTCACCGCCATGGCCGATCGTTTCGGCTCTCACCCCGCTGTGGCGCTGTGGCACGTGTCGAACGAGCTGGGCTGCCACAACGCGTTGTGCTACTGCGACGAGTCGGCGATGGCGTTCCGCACCTGGCTGCGCGCCCGGTACGGCACCCTCGAGAACCTCAACGCTGCGTGGGGCACGGCGTTCTGGAGCCAGCGCTACGGGGTGTGGGAAGACGTGCTGCCGCCCCGCACCACGCGTTCAGCAGGCAACCCGGCGCAGCTGCTCGATTTCAAGCGCTTCTCCTCCGACGCGCTGCTCGAGTACTACCGGGCCGAGGCTGCCGTGCTGCGCGAGCGCTCAAAGGCTCCCGTCACCACGAACCTCATGGTCACGGCGCACATCCAGACGCAGAACTACACCGACTGGGCGCCAGAGCTCGACCTCATCGCCAACGACCACTACCTCGACCACCGTCTCGCCGACCCACTGGCCGAGCTGGCGTTCAGCGCCGACCTCACGCGCGGGCTCGCGCAGGGAGGGCCGTGGATGCTCATGGAGACCTCGACGAGCGCCGTCAGCTGGCAGCCGGTCAATCACGCGAAGCGCGAGGGCGAACTGGTGCGCACGGCACTGGGACACGTGGCCCGCGGTGCTGACTCGATCTGCTTCTTCCAGTGGCGGGCATCGCGCAGCGGCGCGGAGAAGTTCCACTCGGCACTGCTGCCGCACAGCGGAACGGCCGGAGAGGGCTGGGCGCAGAGCATCGAGCTCTCAGCACTGCTCGACAGGCTTACCCCGGTGGTCGGCTCGCGCGTTCACGCGCGCGCTGCTCTCGTTTTCTCGTGGGAGGCGTGGTGGGCCGCGGAAGGCGACTCGCAGCCGAGCAGCCTGCTGCGCTACCTGCCCGAGGCGCACCGCTATCACCGCGCCCTGCGCGCCCTGGGCGTGACTGTCGATCTCGTCGCGCCGAACGCCGAGCTGTCGGGCTACAACCTGGTCGTCGTGCCGACCCTCTACACGCTGACGGATGCTGAGGCCGCGTCGATCGCGCACGCCGCCTCGACCGGCGCCACCGTGCTGGTCACGCCCTTCAGCGGCATCGTCGACGAGAGCGACGCGATCCGCCTCGGCGGCTACCCCGGCGCCTTCCGCGATTTTCTCGGGCTCACGATCGACGAGTTCCGTCCGCTCGCCGCCGAGGCCACCGTGACACTCTCCTCCGGTGCGCGCGGCAGCATCTGGAGCGAGTCGGTGCGCGTGGCCGATGCCGAGGTGATCGCGACCTTCGTCGACGGGCCGGCCGCAGCATCCCCCGCTCTGACGCGTCGGGCTGTCGGCTCGGGCGCCGCGTGGTACACCGCGACCATGCTCGACGACGACGGGCTGCTCGCCCTGTTGCGCCGCTTGTGCGCTGACTCCGACGTTCCGATCGTCGAGGTGGGTTTCGATGTCGACATCGTCACCAGGCGTTCGCCTTCCGCCGACTTCACCTTCATCATCAATCATCGCGACCTGCCCCTCACGGTGCCGGTCGCGGGTCTCGACCTGGTCTCGGGCGAGACGGTCGATGACGCCACTCCGCTAGCCGGCGGCTCGGTGCGCGTCGTCATGTCAGAGAGGAGCGATCGTGGCGCGTGA
- a CDS encoding carbohydrate ABC transporter permease has translation MARDTAVKASNAVSHKKALAVFLIPFGSLFVLFYLVPILYAIYQSLLTVEREGTFGPAVQVFGGLTQYIAVFQNEPFWASIGRVLLFGVVQVPVMLGVALLLALLLDSPLVRGTKFFRLAFFAPYAVPSVIAAIMWGFLYSPNLSPFTAVTSTVDFLSAETVLWSIANVVTWVYVGYNMLIIYSALLSIPQEIYEAARLDGAGQFRIAFSIKIPLVVPALVLTGIFSIIGTLQLLAEPQVFQSFSNAVTSTFTPNLTIYSTASVPNISLAAAMSVVLALATFVLSFTVLKLTQRRTTS, from the coding sequence GTGGCGCGTGACACTGCCGTCAAGGCCTCGAACGCCGTCAGTCACAAGAAGGCGCTCGCCGTCTTCCTCATCCCCTTCGGGTCGCTGTTCGTGCTCTTCTACCTCGTGCCGATCCTGTACGCGATCTATCAGTCGCTGCTGACGGTCGAGCGCGAGGGCACCTTCGGCCCGGCGGTGCAGGTCTTCGGCGGGTTGACCCAGTACATTGCGGTGTTCCAGAACGAGCCGTTCTGGGCATCCATCGGTCGAGTGCTGCTCTTCGGGGTCGTGCAGGTGCCTGTGATGCTCGGCGTCGCGCTGCTCCTGGCCCTGCTACTTGACTCGCCTCTCGTGCGGGGCACCAAGTTCTTCCGCCTCGCGTTCTTCGCGCCCTACGCCGTGCCGAGCGTCATCGCGGCGATCATGTGGGGCTTCCTCTACTCACCCAACCTGTCGCCCTTCACGGCGGTGACGTCGACCGTCGACTTCCTGTCGGCTGAGACGGTGCTGTGGTCGATCGCCAACGTCGTCACGTGGGTGTATGTCGGCTACAACATGCTCATCATCTACTCAGCCCTGCTCTCGATACCTCAAGAGATCTACGAGGCGGCTCGACTCGACGGCGCGGGCCAGTTCCGCATCGCGTTCTCGATCAAGATCCCCCTCGTGGTGCCCGCTCTCGTGCTCACGGGCATCTTCTCGATCATCGGCACGCTGCAGCTGCTCGCCGAGCCGCAGGTGTTCCAGAGCTTCTCGAACGCCGTCACGAGCACCTTCACCCCCAACCTCACGATCTACTCCACCGCGTCGGTGCCGAACATCAGCCTCGCCGCCGCCATGTCGGTCGTGCTCGCACTGGCGACCTTCGTGCTCTCGTTCACCGTGCTCAAGCTCACGCAGCGGAGGACCACATCATGA
- a CDS encoding carbohydrate ABC transporter permease, translated as MTESTDTRTLRTQGAKKPARDGGIRESAVSRTVAMAVMIVATLYFLTPLWWLLVASTKTRSDFTTTNPLWFADFALFDNIAALVTYRDGVFLQWLANSALYAGVGALLATLFAAMAGYAIAKYTFRGRETLFNVILGGVLVPATALALPLFLLFSQAGATNTIWAVLLPSLVSPFGVYLSRIYAAASVPDEIIEAARIDGAGEVRTFFTVATRLMAPALVTIFLFQFVAIWNNFFLPLIMLRDENLFPVTLGLYVWNTQVSQIPDIRALVVIGSLLSIIPLIVTFLALQRFWQSGLANGGLK; from the coding sequence ATGACCGAATCGACTGACACCCGCACGCTGCGCACGCAGGGCGCGAAGAAGCCCGCTCGCGACGGCGGCATCCGCGAGAGCGCGGTGTCGCGCACGGTCGCCATGGCGGTCATGATCGTGGCCACGCTGTACTTCTTGACGCCGCTCTGGTGGCTGCTCGTGGCCTCGACCAAGACCCGCAGCGACTTCACCACGACGAACCCGCTCTGGTTCGCCGACTTCGCTCTGTTCGACAACATCGCGGCGCTCGTGACCTACCGTGACGGAGTCTTCCTGCAGTGGCTCGCCAACAGTGCGCTCTACGCGGGAGTCGGAGCACTGCTGGCTACGCTCTTCGCCGCGATGGCCGGTTACGCGATCGCGAAGTACACCTTCCGTGGTCGCGAGACGCTCTTCAACGTCATCCTCGGCGGCGTGCTCGTGCCCGCCACTGCGCTCGCCCTGCCGCTCTTCCTGCTCTTCAGTCAGGCCGGTGCGACGAACACCATCTGGGCCGTGCTGCTGCCGAGCCTGGTCAGCCCCTTCGGCGTGTACCTCTCGCGCATCTATGCGGCCGCGAGCGTGCCCGACGAGATCATCGAGGCAGCACGCATCGACGGCGCCGGCGAGGTGCGCACCTTCTTCACCGTCGCGACGCGCCTCATGGCACCTGCGCTCGTCACGATCTTCCTCTTCCAGTTCGTGGCGATCTGGAACAATTTCTTCTTGCCGCTCATCATGCTGCGCGACGAGAACTTGTTCCCTGTCACGCTCGGCCTCTACGTCTGGAACACGCAGGTCAGCCAGATTCCCGACATCCGCGCGCTCGTCGTCATCGGGTCGCTGCTGTCGATCATCCCCCTCATCGTCACCTTCCTCGCGCTGCAGCGGTTCTGGCAGTCGGGGTTGGCGAACGGCGGTCTCAAGTGA
- a CDS encoding alpha-galactosidase, whose amino-acid sequence MLDARGTAVPRLAHWGHDLGSVEPLMLEQVATALPAVAPSSPDLPLVPSILAGPAEGWSGFPALIAHRSASGPARLPLRIRRTGLSQLDESSVSIELVVHDDDGPLLTVGWHARLTPQGVLVIGLDARAEAPEGVELHRLAATLPVPARASDLLDFTGVWAGERMPQRGAVRDGLHLRDQRRGRPGHDAPFLTVLGTPGFGFRSGEVWAMHHAWSGNSTTGVESLPTGHRRLLATELLDPAEVVLGKGETYTAPETMLAWSSEGLDGLSDRLHPFVRALTPPTHRPVVLNTWEAVYFDHALESLLPLVDAAADLGIERFVLDDGWFTGRTDDRRALGDWTVDPERWPSGLHPLADAVVAHGMEFGLWVEPEMVSPESRLAREHPEWMLAETSTETETHHPPTWRFQHSLDLTVPAARGHVLEALSALLTEYPIAFLKWDHNRDQHAGTAAAHTRAVYGLIDDLTARFPHVAIESCASGGARVDLGMASRVHRFWTSDTNDALDRQRIQRYSGLLMPPEMMGGHVGAPRAHITGRTHDLSFRLATAIFGSAGIEWNITTADAAQLDALREWVATVKLLRPLLISGRTVRTDEAVDDRYVHGLVAPDDAEALIALVTLATAPVSVPPPLRFPGLDPDRRYRIEPLAVGGAPRTVQDSPPAWLAEGGITITGRLLADLGLPVPLLAPEQALLLRAIAVD is encoded by the coding sequence GTGCTCGACGCCCGCGGCACGGCCGTGCCACGGCTCGCGCACTGGGGTCACGACCTCGGATCGGTCGAGCCGCTCATGCTCGAGCAGGTGGCGACCGCACTACCCGCGGTCGCCCCCAGCTCGCCTGATCTGCCACTCGTGCCGTCGATTCTCGCCGGCCCCGCAGAGGGCTGGAGCGGGTTCCCGGCTCTCATCGCCCACCGCTCGGCCAGCGGGCCCGCCCGCCTGCCGCTGCGCATCCGTCGCACCGGGCTGTCACAGCTCGATGAGAGTTCCGTGTCGATCGAGCTGGTCGTGCACGACGACGACGGCCCCTTGCTCACGGTCGGCTGGCACGCCCGGCTGACGCCCCAGGGCGTGCTCGTCATCGGCCTGGATGCCCGCGCCGAGGCCCCCGAAGGCGTCGAATTGCATCGCCTCGCAGCGACCTTGCCGGTTCCCGCACGAGCGAGCGACCTGCTCGACTTCACGGGCGTCTGGGCGGGCGAGCGGATGCCGCAGCGGGGTGCCGTGCGCGACGGCTTGCACCTGCGCGACCAGCGTCGAGGCCGCCCCGGCCACGACGCGCCCTTTCTCACCGTGCTCGGCACGCCCGGCTTCGGCTTCCGCTCCGGCGAAGTGTGGGCGATGCACCACGCCTGGAGCGGCAACAGCACGACGGGCGTCGAGTCGCTGCCAACGGGCCACCGCCGCCTGCTCGCCACCGAGCTGCTCGACCCGGCCGAGGTCGTGCTGGGTAAAGGCGAGACCTACACCGCGCCCGAGACCATGCTTGCCTGGTCGAGCGAGGGCCTCGACGGCCTGAGCGACCGCCTGCACCCTTTCGTGCGCGCCCTGACTCCCCCGACGCACCGGCCGGTCGTGCTCAACACCTGGGAGGCGGTCTACTTCGACCATGCCCTCGAGTCGCTGCTGCCTCTCGTCGATGCCGCGGCGGATCTCGGAATCGAGCGTTTCGTGCTCGACGACGGCTGGTTCACGGGCCGCACCGACGACCGCCGCGCTCTCGGCGACTGGACGGTCGACCCTGAGCGCTGGCCCTCCGGCCTGCACCCGCTCGCCGACGCGGTTGTCGCCCACGGCATGGAGTTCGGGCTGTGGGTCGAGCCCGAGATGGTGAGCCCCGAGTCGCGGCTCGCGCGCGAGCATCCCGAGTGGATGCTCGCCGAAACGTCCACGGAGACCGAGACCCACCATCCCCCTACCTGGCGCTTTCAGCACTCCCTCGATCTGACCGTGCCTGCCGCGCGGGGCCACGTGCTCGAGGCGCTCAGCGCGCTGCTCACCGAGTACCCCATCGCCTTTCTCAAGTGGGACCATAACCGCGATCAGCACGCAGGCACCGCAGCGGCTCACACTCGAGCCGTCTACGGGCTCATCGACGACCTCACCGCCCGTTTTCCGCACGTCGCCATCGAGAGCTGCGCATCGGGTGGCGCGCGCGTCGATCTGGGCATGGCGAGCCGCGTGCACCGCTTCTGGACGAGCGACACCAACGACGCTCTCGACCGCCAGCGCATCCAGCGGTACAGCGGGCTGCTCATGCCGCCCGAGATGATGGGCGGCCACGTCGGCGCCCCGCGCGCCCACATCACGGGTCGCACGCACGACCTTTCGTTCCGGCTCGCCACGGCGATTTTCGGCAGCGCGGGCATCGAGTGGAACATCACGACGGCCGATGCCGCCCAGCTCGACGCGCTGCGCGAGTGGGTCGCGACCGTCAAGCTGCTGCGCCCGCTGCTGATCTCGGGTCGCACGGTGCGCACCGACGAAGCAGTCGACGACCGCTACGTGCACGGACTTGTCGCCCCAGACGACGCTGAGGCCTTGATCGCCCTCGTGACCCTCGCGACGGCGCCGGTGTCGGTGCCCCCGCCCCTGCGGTTTCCTGGGCTCGACCCCGACCGTCGCTATCGCATCGAACCACTCGCGGTCGGCGGGGCGCCGCGCACGGTGCAGGATTCTCCCCCCGCGTGGCTCGCCGAGGGCGGCATCACGATCACGGGCCGCCTGCTTGCCGATCTCGGGCTGCCCGTGCCACTGCTCGCGCCCGAGCAGGCCCTGCTGCTGCGCGCGATCGCGGTCGACTAG
- a CDS encoding TrmH family RNA methyltransferase has translation MHIVHITTLDEPALADYARLTDVALRRVTEPEGGLYIAESITVIGRALRAGHRPRSVLTSERWLPELQALLGDHDVTVYVGAPGLLEELTGFHLHRGALASMHRPEPLDLTTLLRDARLVVIVEDVMDHTNVGAIFRSVAGLGADAVLVTPRCADPLYRRSVRVSMGTVLQVPWTRLPEWDEAVPVLHEAGFTIAALALADDAVGLRDFAATAPERVAIVVGAEGDGLSRAALDAADVVVTIPMAHGVDSLNVAAASAVALYSLQT, from the coding sequence ATGCACATCGTGCACATCACGACGCTCGACGAACCCGCCCTCGCCGACTACGCGCGTCTCACCGATGTGGCCCTGAGGCGTGTCACCGAACCCGAGGGCGGCCTGTACATCGCCGAATCGATCACCGTGATCGGCCGCGCGCTGCGGGCTGGGCACCGACCGAGATCGGTGCTCACGAGCGAGCGCTGGCTGCCCGAGCTGCAGGCGCTGCTGGGCGACCACGACGTCACGGTTTACGTCGGCGCGCCCGGGTTGCTCGAAGAGCTCACGGGGTTCCACCTGCACCGTGGGGCCCTCGCGAGCATGCACCGCCCCGAGCCGCTCGACCTGACGACGCTGCTGCGGGATGCTCGGCTGGTGGTCATCGTCGAAGACGTCATGGATCACACTAACGTCGGCGCGATCTTCCGCTCGGTGGCGGGCCTCGGCGCGGATGCCGTGCTCGTCACGCCGCGCTGCGCCGACCCGCTCTACCGCCGCAGCGTGCGCGTGTCGATGGGCACCGTGCTGCAGGTGCCCTGGACGCGGCTGCCGGAATGGGACGAGGCCGTGCCGGTGCTGCACGAGGCTGGGTTCACGATCGCCGCGCTGGCCCTTGCTGATGACGCCGTCGGACTGCGCGACTTCGCGGCGACGGCACCCGAGCGCGTCGCGATCGTCGTCGGTGCGGAGGGCGACGGGCTGAGTCGGGCTGCGCTCGACGCGGCCGACGTCGTCGTCACCATCCCCATGGCGCACGGCGTCGACTCGCTCAACGTCGCGGCCGCGAGCGCCGTGGCTCTCTACTCGTTGCAGACCTAG
- a CDS encoding Sir2 family NAD-dependent protein deacetylase, which yields MSIAAPLVELDAAARAVVEQAIELLRGRRIAVLTGAGVSTDSGIPDYRGAGAPVRTPMTYSQFLSDEPYRKRYWAGSHLGWARFAAAGPNAGHRTLADLELGGIVSGVVTQNVDGLHVRAGSRRVVDLHGSMDRVTCLHCGQTFDRGAVAERIARLNPWLTDADATMNPDGDAEVADISRFSVPECSVCGGTLKPDIVFFGEFVPPVKFEEARGIVARSDALLVLGSSLVVNSGIRLVGQAAKKRIPTVIVNRGETKADSRAALKIDAGTTETLAALSEALLP from the coding sequence ATGTCGATCGCCGCACCGCTCGTCGAGCTCGATGCGGCTGCGCGCGCCGTCGTCGAGCAGGCGATCGAGCTGCTGCGCGGGCGACGCATCGCCGTGCTGACCGGGGCCGGGGTGAGCACCGACTCTGGTATTCCCGACTACCGCGGTGCGGGCGCCCCCGTGCGCACGCCCATGACCTACAGCCAGTTTCTCTCTGACGAGCCGTACCGCAAGCGCTACTGGGCGGGCAGCCACCTCGGGTGGGCGCGCTTCGCCGCCGCCGGCCCGAACGCCGGCCACCGCACGCTTGCAGATCTCGAGCTCGGCGGCATCGTCAGCGGAGTGGTCACCCAGAACGTCGACGGCCTGCACGTGCGCGCCGGCAGCCGGCGCGTCGTCGACCTGCACGGCAGCATGGACCGCGTCACGTGCCTGCACTGCGGCCAGACCTTCGACCGCGGCGCCGTCGCCGAGCGCATCGCCCGCCTCAACCCCTGGCTGACCGACGCCGACGCGACGATGAATCCGGATGGCGATGCCGAGGTCGCCGACATCTCACGCTTCTCGGTGCCCGAGTGCTCGGTCTGCGGCGGAACCCTCAAGCCCGACATCGTCTTCTTCGGCGAGTTCGTGCCGCCCGTGAAGTTCGAAGAGGCCCGTGGCATCGTGGCCCGCTCCGATGCGCTGCTCGTGCTCGGGTCATCGCTCGTGGTGAACTCGGGCATCCGTCTGGTCGGCCAGGCCGCGAAGAAGCGCATTCCGACCGTCATCGTCAACCGCGGCGAGACGAAGGCCGACAGCCGTGCGGCCCTTAAGATTGATGCGGGCACCACCGAGACGCTCGCCGCGCTGAGCGAGGCTCTGTTGCCCTAG